A stretch of Alkalicella caledoniensis DNA encodes these proteins:
- the dnaK gene encoding molecular chaperone DnaK produces the protein MSKVIGIDLGTTNSVVAVMEGGEPTVIANAEGNRTTPSIVGFSKTGERLVGQTAKRQAITNPDKTISSIKRHMGTAHKVDIDDKSYTPQEISAFILQKLKTDAENYLGEKVTQAVITVPAYFSDSERQATKDAGKIAGLEVLRIINEPTAAALAYGLDKGNDNQTILVFDLGGGTFDVSILELGDGVFEVRSTSGNNRLGGDDFDDKVMDFLVSEFKKESGIDLSKDKMATQRLKEAAEKAKVELSSVTTTNINLPFISAGAEGPAHLDINLSRAKFNEITSDLVEATMTPVRRALKDAGLSAQDIHKVLLVGGSTRIPAVQEAIQKELGKEPSKGVNPDEVVALGAAIQAGVLAGEVKDVLLLDVTPLSLGIETLGGVFTKLIERNTTIPTSKSQIFSTAADSQTSVDIHVLQGEREMAQYNKTLGRFNLDGIPPAPRGVPQIEVTFDIDANGIVNVSAKDKGTGKEQKITITSSSGLSDEEIDNMVKEAEQHAEEDKKRKEQIEIKNNADNLIYSTEKALKDLGDKVDAAQKETVEGKITEVKTALEGEDYEAIKTASESLTEELHKLSSLLYQQTQQEAGDNQQGEPGNSGDDNVVDADFEDISE, from the coding sequence ATGAGTAAAGTTATTGGTATTGATTTAGGTACAACAAACTCAGTGGTTGCAGTTATGGAAGGTGGAGAACCTACCGTTATAGCTAACGCAGAAGGTAACAGAACTACACCTTCAATAGTTGGTTTTTCTAAAACAGGTGAAAGACTGGTAGGCCAAACAGCTAAAAGGCAAGCCATAACAAACCCTGATAAAACTATAAGCTCCATCAAAAGGCATATGGGAACAGCACATAAAGTAGATATCGACGACAAAAGCTATACACCACAAGAGATATCTGCATTTATCCTACAAAAACTTAAAACAGATGCTGAAAATTACTTAGGTGAAAAAGTAACACAGGCAGTAATCACAGTTCCAGCTTATTTCTCTGACAGTGAAAGACAAGCAACTAAAGATGCAGGAAAAATTGCAGGCCTTGAAGTACTTAGAATAATCAATGAGCCTACAGCTGCAGCTCTAGCTTACGGTCTAGATAAAGGTAATGACAACCAAACAATTCTTGTATTTGACTTAGGTGGCGGTACATTTGATGTAAGTATCCTTGAACTAGGAGACGGTGTATTTGAAGTGCGTTCAACAAGTGGTAACAACCGTTTAGGTGGAGATGACTTTGATGATAAAGTAATGGACTTCTTAGTCTCTGAATTTAAAAAAGAAAGTGGTATAGATCTAAGCAAAGATAAAATGGCTACTCAACGCTTAAAAGAAGCTGCAGAAAAAGCAAAAGTTGAGCTTTCCAGTGTTACAACAACTAACATTAACCTGCCATTTATTTCTGCTGGAGCGGAAGGACCTGCTCACTTAGATATTAACCTTTCTAGGGCTAAATTCAACGAGATTACTTCTGATTTAGTTGAAGCTACCATGACACCTGTTCGTAGAGCCCTTAAAGATGCTGGTCTTTCAGCACAAGATATTCACAAAGTACTATTAGTAGGTGGTTCCACAAGAATACCTGCAGTACAAGAAGCCATTCAAAAGGAACTAGGCAAAGAGCCAAGTAAAGGTGTAAACCCAGATGAAGTAGTAGCTCTAGGTGCTGCTATTCAAGCGGGAGTACTGGCTGGTGAGGTTAAAGATGTATTACTACTAGACGTGACCCCACTATCCCTAGGTATCGAAACCCTTGGTGGAGTATTCACTAAGCTAATTGAAAGAAACACTACTATTCCAACATCTAAAAGCCAAATTTTCTCTACAGCTGCCGATAGTCAAACAAGTGTAGATATCCACGTTCTTCAAGGTGAGAGGGAAATGGCACAATACAACAAAACCCTAGGTAGATTCAACCTAGATGGTATCCCACCAGCACCAAGGGGAGTACCACAAATTGAAGTTACTTTCGATATTGATGCTAACGGTATTGTAAATGTTTCTGCTAAAGACAAAGGTACTGGAAAAGAACAAAAAATCACAATCACTTCTTCCAGTGGATTAAGTGACGAAGAAATCGACAACATGGTAAAAGAAGCAGAACAACATGCCGAAGAAGATAAAAAGCGCAAAGAGCAAATAGAAATTAAAAACAATGCTGATAATTTAATCTACAGCACAGAAAAAGCACTGAAAGATCTTGGAGATAAAGTAGATGCTGCTCAAAAAGAGACAGTTGAAGGTAAAATTACTGAAGTAAAAACTGCCCTTGAAGGTGAAGACTATGAAGCTATCAAAACCGCTTCAGAAAGCTTAACAGAAGAGCTTCATAAACTATCATCTCTACTTTACCAACAAACACAACAAGAAGCCGGTGATAACCAACAAGGGGAACCAGGAAATTCTGGGGATGACAACGTTGTGGATGCTGACTTCGAAGACATATCAGAATAA
- the grpE gene encoding nucleotide exchange factor GrpE: MEETQKEQKAEQEELEPKSNSQGESEENQETPKANETNDQLEKLELEKQEVFNRMQRLQADYENLKKRGVKERVDLLTSANADLVKTLLPVIDNFQRALDSEKENTKFKEGIELILKQFMDILEKEGLKEIESVNKEFDPNYHDAVMNMQDPDLPENTIVEVLQKGFTFKDKVIRPAMVKVNS, translated from the coding sequence TTGGAGGAAACACAAAAAGAACAAAAAGCAGAACAAGAAGAATTAGAGCCAAAAAGCAACAGCCAAGGAGAATCCGAAGAAAATCAGGAGACTCCAAAGGCAAATGAAACAAATGATCAACTTGAAAAGCTAGAGCTGGAAAAACAAGAGGTTTTCAACAGAATGCAAAGATTGCAAGCAGACTATGAAAACCTTAAAAAGCGGGGTGTAAAGGAAAGGGTAGACCTTCTAACCTCAGCAAATGCTGATTTAGTAAAAACACTACTCCCTGTCATAGACAACTTCCAAAGAGCACTAGACAGTGAAAAAGAAAACACCAAATTTAAGGAAGGCATAGAACTGATCCTTAAACAATTTATGGATATCCTTGAAAAAGAAGGACTCAAAGAAATTGAAAGTGTTAATAAAGAATTTGACCCAAACTACCATGATGCGGTTATGAATATGCAAGACCCAGACCTTCCAGAAAACACAATAGTGGAAGTACTACAAAAGGGTTTTACATTTAAGGATAAAGTCATAAGACCTGCAATGGTTAAGGTTAATTCTTAA
- the hrcA gene encoding heat-inducible transcriptional repressor HrcA, with protein MRGNLNSRKQSILKAIILDYINTAEPIGSRTLVKRHNISLSPATIRNEMADLEELGFLLQPHASAGRIPSQMGYRFFVDGLLDKEAIAEKEIRQIKKFYTDKLDDLNQIIQETASILSTLTNYTSVIMSTPSPSMVLKHLDFVQLNEKEGLILFVTDSGVVQHKKINFNYSFKQEEIEIILNVLRSELLGKKLNKNHHQLLEEITKGFNLSPILSEFVSTVLNSLLRDENTKSKLVTGGTSNFLTQPEFNDLSMIKELLSVFEQENLLLSLLDPHDSVQDISVKIGDELVISEVRQCSLITASFNFHGQLAGKIGIIGPQRMDYGKVIRILDFFSKNFDMLTD; from the coding sequence GTGAGAGGTAATCTAAATAGCAGAAAACAGAGTATACTCAAAGCCATAATTTTGGATTATATCAACACAGCAGAACCTATAGGTTCTAGGACCTTGGTAAAAAGACATAACATCTCCTTAAGTCCGGCCACCATTAGAAATGAAATGGCAGACTTAGAAGAACTTGGATTTTTACTGCAACCCCACGCTTCAGCTGGTAGAATCCCAAGTCAAATGGGCTATAGGTTTTTTGTGGATGGTTTATTGGATAAAGAGGCTATAGCGGAAAAGGAAATTAGACAAATAAAGAAATTCTACACTGATAAGTTAGACGACCTTAACCAGATAATCCAAGAAACAGCCTCAATACTATCTACCCTAACCAATTATACATCAGTAATCATGAGTACACCTTCTCCTTCCATGGTGTTAAAACACCTTGATTTTGTTCAATTAAACGAAAAAGAAGGTCTTATACTTTTTGTCACCGATTCTGGTGTAGTGCAACACAAAAAAATAAATTTCAACTATTCATTCAAACAAGAGGAAATTGAAATTATTTTAAATGTTTTGAGGTCAGAACTATTAGGTAAGAAACTCAATAAAAATCATCATCAACTATTAGAGGAAATTACGAAGGGTTTTAATCTGTCGCCAATACTTTCAGAATTTGTTAGCACAGTTTTAAACTCCCTCTTAAGAGATGAAAACACTAAGTCTAAGCTGGTCACTGGAGGTACATCAAACTTCCTAACACAACCAGAATTTAATGATCTAAGTATGATTAAAGAATTGTTATCAGTTTTTGAACAAGAAAATCTATTATTATCTTTGCTAGATCCCCATGACTCAGTACAAGATATCTCCGTAAAGATAGGGGATGAACTAGTAATAAGTGAAGTTAGACAATGTAGTCTCATAACTGCAAGTTTCAACTTTCATGGGCAACTTGCAGGAAAGATTGGGATAATAGGTCCTCAAAGGATGGATTATGGTAAAGTAATAAGAATTCTAGACTTTTTTTCTAAGAATTTTGATATGCTAACAGATTAA
- the hemW gene encoding radical SAM family heme chaperone HemW, with translation MAGIYIHIPFCVKKCHYCDFTSYTCLDSQDEYVKSLLQEIELKKEVLKQKEWSTIFIGGGTPSLLSIDNLSSITKSLFKYIDPVNISEFTIEVNPKTVDQAKLESYLNLGINRLSVGVQSFNDEELRNIGRIHSKEDAINTINLALATGFSNISLDLIFGLPYQTLDSLMQTLKIATDIGVKHISFYGLQIEEGTVLSNMVEENLTELPNEDIESTMYLEGVKYLVQNGYHQYEISNFAKDKLKSEHNFNYWLYKDYIGLGVSSHSKIEGTRYSNTHDIKIYMDKIKEGKIPVELKEILTPEEMRYEHKMLLLRTEEGIPLKDVKDEYLQVLLQNNLAKIKGEKLVLTEKGLVISNEIISEIL, from the coding sequence ATGGCAGGTATCTACATTCATATACCCTTTTGTGTAAAGAAGTGTCATTATTGTGACTTCACATCCTACACATGCTTAGACAGTCAGGATGAGTATGTAAAAAGCCTATTGCAAGAAATAGAATTAAAGAAAGAAGTCCTCAAACAAAAGGAGTGGTCCACCATTTTCATTGGTGGAGGTACTCCTAGTTTGTTATCTATAGACAATCTAAGTTCAATCACAAAGAGCCTATTCAAATATATTGACCCAGTAAACATTAGTGAGTTTACCATAGAAGTTAACCCTAAGACAGTTGATCAAGCCAAACTTGAAAGTTATCTAAACTTAGGTATAAACAGACTAAGCGTTGGTGTTCAAAGCTTCAATGATGAAGAACTTAGAAATATAGGCAGGATTCACAGCAAAGAAGATGCAATAAACACTATAAATCTTGCACTTGCCACAGGCTTTTCAAACATTTCCCTAGACTTAATCTTTGGTCTACCATATCAAACCCTTGATTCTTTAATGCAAACATTAAAAATTGCTACGGATATAGGAGTAAAACACATATCATTTTACGGACTTCAAATTGAAGAAGGCACAGTCCTTAGTAATATGGTAGAAGAAAACCTTACTGAATTACCCAATGAAGACATAGAAAGTACAATGTATCTTGAAGGTGTAAAATATCTTGTTCAAAATGGATACCATCAGTATGAAATATCAAATTTTGCTAAAGATAAATTAAAATCAGAACATAACTTTAATTATTGGCTATATAAAGATTATATTGGACTTGGTGTTAGTAGTCATTCAAAGATTGAAGGCACAAGATACTCAAATACCCATGATATTAAAATTTATATGGATAAAATAAAAGAAGGTAAAATTCCAGTTGAACTTAAAGAAATTCTGACACCTGAGGAAATGAGATACGAACATAAGATGCTACTCCTAAGAACAGAAGAAGGTATACCCTTAAAAGATGTTAAAGATGAATACTTACAAGTATTATTGCAAAATAACTTAGCTAAGATCAAAGGTGAAAAATTAGTACTAACAGAAAAAGGACTTGTCATATCCAACGAAATAATTAGTGAAATTCTGTAA
- the lepA gene encoding translation elongation factor 4 — protein MTMNQSKIRNFSIIAHIDHGKSTLADRLLEYTGTLSKREMSEQVLDQMDLERERGITIKLQAVALDYKADDGEIYKLNLIDTPGHVDFTYEVSRSLAACEGAILVVDAAQGIEAQTLANVYLALEHDLEIIPVINKIDLPNADIDKVKREIEDVIGLDSETAVLASAKEGIGIKDILEAIVANVPAPDADDELPLRALIFDSHFDNYKGVIVYTRIVEGTVKKGDKIKMMYTGKEFEVTETGVFRPAPVAVDKLAAGDVGFIVASIKNVKDTRVGDTITKVSKPAKEPLPGYKKANPMVYCGLYPVDSSEYEELRDALDKLSLNDAALVYEPETSIALGFGYRCGFLGLLHMEIIQERLEREYSLDLITTAPSVIYHVYKEDGTMLRVDNPADLPPSGEINRIEEPYVKANIIVPSDYIGAVMEICQEKRGIFKTMDYLDEKRAMVLYEMPLSEIIYDFFDNLKSKTRGYASLDYEFLGYKPGTLVKLDILLNAELVDALSVIVHKDRAYARGKALASKLREIIPRQMFEVPIQAAVGQKVIARETVKAMRKNVLAKCYGGDISRKRKLLDKQKEGKKRMKQVGRVEIPQEAFMAVLSLE, from the coding sequence ATGACCATGAATCAAAGTAAAATCCGTAATTTTTCCATAATCGCACATATCGACCATGGAAAATCAACACTTGCTGACCGTTTATTAGAGTACACAGGCACACTATCTAAACGGGAAATGTCAGAGCAAGTGTTAGATCAGATGGATCTTGAACGAGAAAGAGGAATTACCATAAAACTTCAGGCAGTAGCATTAGACTACAAAGCCGACGACGGTGAAATATATAAACTCAACTTAATTGATACTCCAGGACATGTAGATTTTACTTATGAAGTGTCAAGGAGTTTAGCAGCTTGTGAAGGTGCAATACTAGTTGTAGATGCTGCACAAGGTATTGAAGCTCAAACCTTAGCAAACGTCTATCTAGCCTTAGAACACGACTTAGAAATTATTCCAGTAATCAACAAAATTGACTTACCTAATGCAGATATAGACAAAGTAAAAAGAGAAATAGAAGATGTAATAGGCCTAGATAGCGAAACAGCAGTGCTAGCATCTGCTAAAGAAGGAATTGGTATCAAGGATATACTAGAAGCTATAGTGGCAAATGTTCCTGCACCAGATGCTGATGACGAATTGCCCCTTAGGGCATTGATATTTGATTCCCATTTTGACAACTACAAAGGGGTTATTGTTTATACTCGTATAGTTGAGGGGACTGTAAAAAAAGGCGACAAAATAAAAATGATGTATACAGGTAAAGAATTCGAAGTCACAGAGACAGGTGTATTTAGACCAGCTCCTGTAGCAGTTGATAAGCTTGCTGCTGGGGATGTTGGATTTATAGTAGCCAGTATCAAAAACGTAAAGGACACCCGAGTAGGTGATACAATTACCAAAGTATCTAAACCCGCAAAAGAACCTCTACCAGGCTACAAAAAAGCAAACCCTATGGTCTACTGTGGTTTGTACCCTGTTGATTCCAGTGAATATGAAGAACTACGGGATGCATTAGATAAGCTAAGCCTTAACGATGCTGCACTGGTTTATGAGCCCGAGACATCCATCGCTTTAGGATTTGGATACAGATGCGGTTTCCTTGGTCTTTTACACATGGAAATAATCCAAGAAAGACTTGAGAGAGAATACAGTTTAGATCTCATTACAACGGCACCTAGTGTTATCTACCATGTATATAAAGAAGATGGCACAATGCTAAGGGTGGACAACCCAGCAGATCTCCCGCCGTCAGGAGAGATCAACCGTATAGAAGAGCCTTATGTTAAGGCAAATATAATAGTACCCAGTGACTACATCGGTGCAGTTATGGAAATATGTCAAGAAAAACGCGGTATTTTTAAAACCATGGACTATTTAGACGAAAAAAGAGCCATGGTCCTTTATGAGATGCCACTAAGTGAGATAATCTATGACTTCTTTGACAATCTAAAATCTAAGACCCGTGGTTATGCTTCCTTAGATTACGAATTCTTAGGCTACAAACCAGGTACCCTAGTCAAACTAGACATACTACTAAACGCTGAACTAGTGGATGCCCTTTCAGTGATTGTTCACAAAGATAGAGCATACGCCCGAGGTAAGGCCCTAGCAAGCAAACTTAGGGAGATAATACCTAGACAAATGTTTGAAGTTCCAATACAAGCTGCAGTGGGACAAAAGGTTATAGCTAGGGAAACCGTAAAAGCAATGAGAAAGAACGTACTTGCAAAATGTTACGGTGGAGATATCTCAAGAAAGCGTAAACTTCTTGATAAGCAAAAAGAAGGTAAAAAGCGTATGAAACAGGTAGGACGTGTGGAAATACCCCAAGAAGCCTTCATGGCTGTACTGAGCTTAGAATAA
- the spoIIP gene encoding stage II sporulation protein P: MNYKNKKMFRKRNKKSRSKSKIDYITVTLCIGFMCVVWALATHIIPKYPYLYREYLAQSVPLYETFMPREEDVIRDNMSLSALNLLAGINLTKPSTMISKQIPVFGQFDYVQVVTPPISPPPPIEEPADPEDPVEPQDPTGEKSLHGKNVLIYHTHTTEAFVPTSGTPHTTNFDETIAKVGEELAQALKNKGANVIHNTTHHSIAPYSESYRRSNNTVKEALQGGEFDLIIDLHRDGVGKSSEEGRRVVTTEIDGVKMGKLLFVVGKRHENWRANYQLADNLNRISGELYPSLSRGIVIKELGNYNQNLNEKMTLIEIGGHWNTLDEAINTVGPLAEIINKALGE, translated from the coding sequence ATGAACTATAAAAATAAAAAAATGTTTAGAAAAAGAAATAAAAAAAGTCGCTCTAAATCAAAAATAGACTATATAACAGTAACCCTGTGTATAGGATTTATGTGTGTAGTATGGGCATTGGCAACACATATCATACCTAAGTATCCATATCTATACAGAGAATACCTTGCCCAATCAGTTCCCCTATACGAAACATTCATGCCCAGGGAAGAAGATGTCATAAGAGACAATATGTCCCTATCGGCCCTTAATCTTTTAGCTGGAATAAACTTAACAAAACCATCAACTATGATAAGTAAGCAAATTCCCGTATTTGGTCAATTTGATTACGTACAAGTTGTAACACCTCCTATTTCTCCACCGCCACCCATAGAAGAACCAGCTGACCCCGAAGATCCAGTAGAACCACAAGACCCTACGGGGGAGAAATCCCTCCATGGTAAAAATGTATTGATATATCATACCCATACAACTGAAGCATTTGTCCCTACATCTGGAACACCTCACACCACTAACTTTGATGAAACAATTGCCAAAGTAGGGGAAGAATTAGCACAGGCACTGAAAAATAAAGGTGCTAATGTAATCCATAATACCACACACCATAGCATAGCCCCTTACTCAGAATCCTACAGGAGATCAAATAATACTGTAAAAGAAGCCCTGCAGGGTGGTGAATTTGATTTAATAATAGATTTACATAGGGATGGAGTAGGAAAAAGTTCAGAAGAAGGTAGACGAGTTGTAACAACAGAGATAGATGGAGTAAAAATGGGCAAACTATTGTTTGTAGTAGGCAAAAGGCACGAAAACTGGCGAGCTAACTATCAACTGGCAGACAATCTAAATAGAATTTCTGGAGAGCTTTATCCATCTCTATCTAGGGGTATTGTCATTAAAGAGCTAGGAAACTATAATCAGAATCTCAACGAGAAAATGACACTTATAGAAATAGGTGGACATTGGAATACTTTAGATGAGGCTATTAACACAGTAGGACCACTTGCTGAAATAATAAACAAAGCCTTAGGTGAATAA
- the gpr gene encoding GPR endopeptidase → MHKQIRTDLAIEAHEYLTTTGSTHSIDGVEVEDADYNSISVKRVAIKTDQAADEMGKQIGNYITLEIPSMRQKNSSLEEQVSQVFAKELNSLVKKTADKENFLALIVGLGNWNVTPDALGPKVVENLLITRHLKEIMPDDINDEEYSSVCAIAPGVLGITGIETSEIIESIVSKIKPDLVIAVDALAARSVSRLNTTIQIADTGIHPGSGVGNKRKGITEEVLGVPVIAIGVPTVVDAVTLTNDTMDMVIDTLIKVTNQGGQFYNILKDLDRTEKEQLISEVLNDNLGSLIVTPKEVDRLVIDISEVIAGGINAALHPIIDFQDATKHLY, encoded by the coding sequence TTGCACAAGCAGATAAGAACAGACTTAGCTATAGAGGCCCATGAGTATTTAACAACAACTGGAAGCACACATTCAATTGATGGAGTTGAAGTAGAAGATGCTGATTATAACTCAATTTCCGTTAAAAGGGTAGCCATAAAAACAGATCAGGCCGCAGATGAAATGGGAAAACAAATAGGTAACTATATTACATTAGAGATTCCATCCATGCGCCAAAAAAACAGCTCCCTTGAAGAACAAGTAAGCCAGGTTTTTGCTAAAGAGCTAAACTCTTTAGTTAAAAAAACGGCAGATAAAGAAAACTTCTTAGCTCTAATAGTGGGGTTAGGAAACTGGAATGTTACACCCGATGCTCTAGGACCAAAAGTAGTGGAGAATCTCCTTATCACTCGGCACTTAAAAGAGATAATGCCCGATGATATAAATGATGAAGAATATAGCTCGGTTTGTGCTATAGCCCCAGGAGTTTTGGGAATTACGGGCATTGAAACAAGCGAAATAATAGAGTCCATAGTTTCCAAAATTAAACCCGACCTTGTCATTGCAGTAGACGCACTTGCAGCTAGAAGTGTATCAAGATTAAATACAACTATCCAGATTGCAGACACAGGCATACATCCAGGCAGTGGAGTAGGTAATAAAAGAAAGGGTATCACTGAAGAAGTCTTAGGTGTCCCTGTGATAGCCATAGGAGTACCTACAGTTGTGGACGCAGTAACCCTTACAAATGATACAATGGACATGGTTATCGACACTTTAATAAAGGTGACAAATCAAGGGGGTCAATTCTATAATATTCTAAAGGACTTAGACCGCACTGAAAAGGAACAACTCATTTCAGAGGTATTAAATGATAATTTAGGATCCCTCATAGTGACACCGAAAGAAGTGGATAGATTAGTCATTGACATAAGCGAAGTAATAGCGGGAGGAATAAACGCAGCACTACACCCCATAATAGATTTCCAAGATGCCACAAAACACCTATACTAA
- a CDS encoding phage holin family protein produces MIGLIVRFIVSALVLMFVGFFLPGFGALGFTGALLAAVVIAVLGYIAETLFGKNVSPQNRGIVGFITSAVVIYLAQFIVPQLSVSIFGALLAAFIIGLIDAVVPTQLR; encoded by the coding sequence ATGATAGGATTGATAGTAAGGTTTATAGTTTCCGCTTTAGTTTTAATGTTCGTAGGTTTCTTTTTACCTGGCTTTGGAGCATTAGGTTTTACAGGAGCTTTACTTGCTGCAGTGGTTATAGCTGTGCTAGGATACATTGCAGAAACTTTGTTTGGTAAAAATGTTTCACCACAAAATAGAGGTATAGTTGGTTTTATAACCTCGGCAGTAGTTATTTACCTAGCGCAATTTATCGTGCCTCAACTTAGTGTATCAATTTTTGGAGCTTTATTAGCGGCATTTATTATTGGATTGATCGATGCAGTAGTACCAACACAGTTAAGATAA
- the rpsT gene encoding 30S ribosomal protein S20 → MPNIKSAKKRVKVIATKTARNASIKSYVRSTIKKYETAVAAGDKDVASTELVKAIRALDKAVTKGVLHKNTASRKKSRLSKKLQEIA, encoded by the coding sequence GTGCCTAATATTAAATCTGCTAAAAAGCGTGTAAAAGTTATTGCAACTAAAACTGCTCGTAATGCCAGTATTAAATCATATGTAAGATCAACTATTAAAAAGTATGAGACTGCTGTGGCAGCTGGTGATAAAGATGTAGCTTCAACTGAATTAGTTAAAGCAATCAGAGCTCTTGATAAAGCTGTAACTAAAGGAGTGTTACACAAAAACACTGCTTCTCGTAAAAAGTCTAGATTATCAAAAAAGCTTCAAGAAATCGCATAA
- the holA gene encoding DNA polymerase III subunit delta codes for MEKANEAKQNYFSYLIYGDEPYLINKALDEILSEAFQHQKGLEGFEDFQDYNIDTLTSDEVYNKYIGTLETLPFMADKRVIMFKRCDILKAKQTKKEEEINEYLIKYLTRDDKNLNNIVIIIEGEKVDKRKKLFKTLKGSGKVVECAKQNTFDIKKWINEIFEENQKKIPPNIVDTLVFNLPNDMYLIENELQKLINFMGDKTTLEKEDLQICSFTVNENIFKLIESIAFKNLTKSISTLHGMLQEGEAPLMILFMIIKQLRNIAKVKSLTSKGYTSKQMGELLGIHSPYALSQLVKQSEKFNKTSIEKGIELAAEYEIKIKTGVLDYQKGLELLLTNLYYV; via the coding sequence ATGGAGAAAGCAAATGAAGCAAAACAGAATTACTTTTCTTACCTTATTTATGGTGATGAACCATATCTCATAAATAAAGCCCTTGATGAAATATTATCAGAAGCATTTCAACATCAAAAGGGTCTAGAAGGGTTTGAAGACTTCCAAGACTATAACATAGATACACTGACTTCTGATGAAGTGTATAATAAGTATATAGGAACACTTGAGACACTGCCATTTATGGCCGATAAGAGAGTTATTATGTTTAAGAGATGTGACATTCTAAAGGCAAAGCAAACAAAAAAAGAAGAGGAAATAAATGAATACTTAATCAAATATCTCACAAGAGACGATAAAAACCTCAATAATATTGTTATTATTATCGAAGGTGAGAAAGTGGATAAAAGGAAGAAACTCTTTAAAACTTTAAAGGGATCTGGCAAGGTAGTTGAATGTGCAAAGCAAAACACTTTTGATATAAAAAAGTGGATTAATGAAATTTTTGAAGAAAACCAAAAGAAAATACCCCCTAACATAGTGGATACCTTAGTGTTTAATTTGCCAAACGATATGTATCTTATTGAAAATGAGCTACAAAAACTAATAAATTTCATGGGCGATAAAACTACACTTGAAAAAGAAGACTTGCAAATTTGTTCTTTTACAGTAAATGAAAACATTTTTAAGTTAATTGAAAGTATAGCATTCAAAAACTTAACTAAATCCATTTCAACATTACATGGAATGCTTCAAGAGGGCGAGGCTCCACTGATGATACTTTTTATGATAATAAAGCAACTTCGAAATATTGCTAAAGTCAAAAGCTTGACATCAAAAGGCTATACCAGCAAACAGATGGGTGAACTACTAGGAATCCATAGCCCTTATGCTTTATCCCAGCTGGTAAAACAAAGCGAAAAGTTCAATAAAACTTCCATAGAAAAAGGGATAGAGCTAGCAGCAGAATACGAGATAAAAATAAAAACAGGAGTCCTAGACTATCAAAAAGGACTAGAACTCCTGCTTACCAATTTGTACTATGTATAG